In Alkalibacter saccharofermentans DSM 14828, the sequence TAAGTTGCTAAGATCGGCTTTTGAACTAAATTCTTCAATCAACTGATCAAGGGTCTTTTGTCTTGGATCAGGGATGCTGTTTAACTCAATCAGCTTAAATTCCAAAATGAGAATGGATAAAATCTAAAGAGTAATTTCTAGTCTTTTAATTTCCTACCACAATTAGGACAAAAGTTATACTTTGCATAATTTTCAGAGCATTTATTATTACTTTGGATTTCTTCCAAAAATCCTGAACTTACTATGCCGGTAGGTAAAGCCACTAAGCCGATGCCTAATACTGCAATAAGCCCACTAACCAATTTACCTGCTACTGTAATAGGATAAACATCACCGTAGCCTACTGTTGTCAAGGTTGCAATGCCCCACCAGAATGAAGCGATGATGTTTGGGAATTGTTCAGGTTGGACTGGGTTTTCTAAATAATACATCAGCGATGATGCTGCAACAAGCAATATGGTCATAACGAACAAAGTTACAATTAAATCCTCTTTTTTATTTTTAAGTACGCGGCCAAGAAGTTGGAGGGACTTTGTATATCTAGATAGTTTGAAGATTCTAAATATACGCACTAAACGCAGTATCCTTAAAAACCTTAAATCCAGCACAATCATTAATGGCAGATAAAAAGGTAGAATTGCAAGTAAGTCAATCATGGCCATAAAAGAAAATATATATTTTAATAAACCTCTTGATAAACTAAGACCAGGATATTTGCATTTAACGGTTGCCATGCGCATTAAATATTCAATTGAAAATATTATTACTGAAATCATCTCGAACCATTGGAACAACCTGCCATGATTTTGATATAGGCTCTCAAAGGATTCAAGTATAACGGCTAATACATTTAAAATTATTAATGTAACAATAAAGGTGCTAAATATTCGGCTTGCTTTTAGTTCGTTTGCATCAATTAATCGATAAAATATTTCAAGCATAGTTATCTTCCTGAAACGCAGAGATATGTTTCTTTACAGTGTGTTGATCTACATTTGCATGATGATAAACATTCGCATTAATTGCGTATTTCTCGGAGCTTCTAACTAAATCTATAAATCTATTTGCCAATTCAGGATCGAACTGTTTACCTAAATTGTTTTCAATCTCCTTTATAACGGCTGAAAGCTCCATACCTTTTCGATAAGGCCTATTTGACATCATGGCATCAAATGCATCTGCAAGAGAGAGCATCCTTGAATAATAAGGGATGTCATCGCCGGTTAACCCATCAGGGTATCCTTTACCATCAAAATGTTCATGATGCGCTCTTATGATCAGAGCGTACTCGCAAAAATCAGGTAGGCTCTTAAGTATGTTATATCCAAGTGCAGTATGTTTTTTGATTATTTCAAACTCTTCATATGTCAGTTTGGTTGTCTTGTTTAATAATTCAGCCGGTAGGTCTATTTTACCTATATCATGCAGCAGAGATATTATCTTAAGTCTATCAACCTCAAAGATATCAAGTCCCAACGCTTCTCCAAATTCAGTCATAAGATTCATCACCCTTGTAGAATGACCATAGGTGTAATGATCCTTTGAATCAATAATACTAAGGACCATTTTTATTGCCAGCTCTTTTTCGAGACTGGTGC encodes:
- a CDS encoding ion transporter, which produces MLEIFYRLIDANELKASRIFSTFIVTLIILNVLAVILESFESLYQNHGRLFQWFEMISVIIFSIEYLMRMATVKCKYPGLSLSRGLLKYIFSFMAMIDLLAILPFYLPLMIVLDLRFLRILRLVRIFRIFKLSRYTKSLQLLGRVLKNKKEDLIVTLFVMTILLVAASSLMYYLENPVQPEQFPNIIASFWWGIATLTTVGYGDVYPITVAGKLVSGLIAVLGIGLVALPTGIVSSGFLEEIQSNNKCSENYAKYNFCPNCGRKLKD